Part of the Plasmodium malariae genome assembly, chromosome: 9 genome is shown below.
TTATgctaataaaattattataaatattagttGAGATAGAAGTATAAAACaacatatgtaatataataatactatgaaatttagataaaatatatatgtataataaataaatttgtgttaaaaaaagtaatgcattctaaaaaatttttttttttttttttagaaatatggATAAAATgatagtaatatataatatattaaacgaGCTATATggtttaataaaagaaaaaaaaattataactaaATAATTTGAAGATTTTAcacacatttatattatattaataaaaatttgattTTCACACAGTGGTATGATTCATTTGATGAAGTAAATGTATTTACGTTATTTTTTTAGGTACTGAAAATTTGTTGCATGTAAACATTTAAACTGTTTagctatttttaaattattaatagtaaGGATAGTAACcttatcttttttgtttaatcAGTGATCTTCACAAAAATGTTACAAAATGTTGAAAATATATCTTGGtctttatgaatatatggttcttataaaattagaaCTTCGAAAGTCTAATTTGTTGCATGTAAAAATGTAGGGAGCAAATAgaattcaatatatattcaaaaatttattaaataagatTTAGTAATATCAggtatatttctttataaatatgaatttctataataataaaatacgtatacaataaaaattttgaaagaaCAAGTACAAAGAAGTtctaacaaaaaaaaaaaaaaatagaaaatgaaATTGAAAACAGTGAACATTTCGAGAGATGGAATGTTTTGCATAGAagtatattctatataatatatttgttctaaTGAATTAACTATAAGATAAAAATCTGAGGTTATgggataaaaaatatgttagaAAATGTTTATTCGTATCTACAATGCTATATATTTGTCTTTGGaagttataatataaattaatattatatatttctttattaaatatatgtacttgtaggtaaaataataaatatattttatagggCATTCCATCAAACTAAGGAGTGCTTCTTggtgtttaatatataaatatatttatacatatgtggaCCTTTGAAATATAATCTGTAAGAACTGAGCAAATTTCTGCACTAAAATgtttctataaatatattgtataaatatgaataaaatgaaaatttttaataatctgTGTAGTTCACGTATATCGTTAGATATAAAAGTATTTCTCAAGAAGgctaatataaaagaatacttaggttatatttttataatttttcgtaCGATTTAATTTGAATGTTATATTCTTCCTTAAATAGAGCACAAAAATTAGTCCTCTAAATaagtagatatatatataccataattttattaaattcttagtaaatatataaagggGAACTGTCTGTCTTTATAcacaaattattattaaaatgaaatcaAATGACTTTAATGATACACTgaattcatataattcaaacaagaataaataaaataacgcAATTTTCTTTGTTAAAAAGTCATgttaaacaaattttaacatattatgagtttattttcaaaataaataataaagaatacAATGGAATATATCAAAGAGGTGCGAATTACTGtagaaaatggaaaataaagaatCATATAGTACATGAAATAATGgaacatattaaatttataattggAGAGGTTATATTGAAAAACTATAGACTGAGTTAAAATGGcaaagcaaaaaatattaggagaaaaatggaaaaggcTGATTTATAGGGGCATGACATATTTGAGAGTAATGaattaaacatttaaatGCACCAATGTGCACTAGGTTGAAAATAGTTTGAACAAGAAACATTTACAACTTATTAGAATAATCTATTTATGTGAAGAACGAAAGTAATTGATCTATTagtaaagatatatttttatctgaTATTTTCAATGGGTTCAATAAGATATTCATTCTTtctaatatgtatttatagaGAACATATATCGAATATTTTTGGAATTCATACtaagaaaaattgaaagtCCCCCCAGTATAATTATGATGTATatgaatacaaaaatatattcatatggaATGCTATATGATCATGctgtgtatttatttaaataatgtaaaatactGTTCATGAGgagaattataattttatgtttatatctTGTAGAAATtggaattatatttttgctatATCATGTTTATAAATTGTATCATTAGTTTTGTTGTACTTTTGGaatttgttttcatttgattcttcatatttattgaaaaatgaaaatttcgTTTAGGAATATGAATACTACAAATTAATTCTGAAGATAACCTGtgatttaaaattttttttcatagaagtataacgtatatatttttaactcttcattttttcagtAAACCCACTATTTTTGAGGTGCTTCTTATATTATCCTAGATAAAAGACTacgataatatataaaattatacatatataatgagCGAAGGGACTGGTGGTCATTGTTTCAAAGTTTATAAAGTAAATTGGGGTAAGAGGGATAACGTtgaaggataaaaaaaaccTCTAACTTCATCATAAACTTAAGTGACAGAAAGTAgttgaattatatttatagggGTAAAAATGTGAGTGCGTTGAATTATTATCGTaagaatatagaaaaatatataatgaaaaatataataacgtAATATAAGGAGACTCATGTATATAGAAGCTATGGAACTATGAGAAAGAGAACAATTTAGATGTAAATCCTATGATAGAAATGTAAATGTATGCATTAAAGGATGATAAAAACGAAGAAATAACAGTTAATCAAGGTgtgtttaaaatattttgctaaagcatgttaaaaataaaaaatagaaaaacatCATATATAGTTGGGAATTCGTCAGTGAAGGTAAAAAATGTGGGCTAAAGCATAGacatgtataaaaaaagaaataaatatgtttgtttttaataaaaagtagataatatatatagtaattcctatttaaatgaaataataataaacattaattattaaatgtgATAAGATCTTAATGTGTAAAGTATAAAATGAAGTTGTACTTTTTTGAAGGAAAAATGTGTTagttattttaattacaaCAGTAAAGATTCTTTTGTGttaatttttagtttattagtattttaatacaaatataaataaataacaatataaaaaaataaagattactttgctctaaaaaaaaacatatttttacaataattacatgaaattaataaattttaaaaatgggttaaatatatattaagataaTTAAATCATATTAACATCGGTAATTTTCATGAAAATACtattacaaaaaagtaatatgaaaataaagatttttcttaaaaattttttttatctcatatatttaaaaaattaaaaaatgaaataggcaaataagaaataaaaggcacatatatatgttaggacaaatatgaaattatattaaaatcgATTTTTActgtaaaaaatgaaaaaacaattaattcatatatttttaaaaatataaaaattatgtaaaattttgttacataaaatgttaaatttttacaCATGCAAGTTGGCgcaatatatttaaagatttatatgaaactttttttattattataaatttctatataaagtattactgtttttaaaagttttgaaaaattttctaattttttttaccttttttattttgtagtaataatatattatcattagtACAAATATGCACAGAAATTTAAATAACATTACAATTCGAGCTGAACTTGTAGAAtttgctattattataattaaaattaagaaatttatGATAGGTGGAAAaactattttatattttttggtatAGTATAATGATTtttcacatatattttttggcTTATTCGTATCATCATTAGTACTTGTAATTCGTTTTAAGAAAAGTAACAATTCTAGCTCAAACTTAGcgtctattttttttattagttttaaaATCCAGGGTTCACTTTTCGCATCGTTATGTTTTAACGCTTCTGGTAatgtctttatttttttttttatcagtCCAAATTTAAAACCAGCATTCCGTTCTATTAAATGAATTAGTTCTTTATAATAACGATTGCACTTTAATAAATCAAGTGGTCTTCTTAAATAATCgatgttataaaattttttaaatcttttgTTAAATTTGTCAAAATGTTTTATGGCATCAAATTTAAATAGGTTAGATGGTTTTGAGAAAGGATCATCCAGTTTCAATTCATCGTCTTCTTGTTCAGTATCGTCATCATGCattaacattttatatacatttccATATTTATCATTACGTTCGGAGT
Proteins encoded:
- the PmUG01_09057200 gene encoding Plasmodium exported protein, unknown function, translated to MKYKSNLFLFINILIIILLIWTSKYVPNSNTFGKKWEQNIHLNNVLGLKSNRLLKAITETKVKQRYARTKEKKIDSSENDDVLTDQLTNSERNDKYGNVYKMLMHDDDTEQEDDELKLDDPFSKPSNLFKFDAIKHFDKFNKRFKKFYNIDYLRRPLDLLKCNRYYKELIHLIERNAGFKFGLIKKKIKTLPEALKHNDAKSEPWILKLIKKIDAKFELELLLFLKRITSTNDDTNKPKNICEKSLYYTKKYKIVFPPIINFLILIIIIANSTSSARIVMLFKFLCIFVLMIIYYYYKIKKVKKIRKFFKTFKNSNTLYRNL